The following proteins are encoded in a genomic region of Nicotiana sylvestris chromosome 4, ASM39365v2, whole genome shotgun sequence:
- the LOC104223708 gene encoding uncharacterized protein, which yields MDFSDNNMWRDLLLQAVLILATVFMFLFMYNIPQKFFSKLRLRNRADMQAKRHFVQGAQLLSQAKSTFAKDRSAAASLAKSAEAEADLAIALDPRDAAAHILKALALVLQGFKTSALDSIDIALSPLAVKSLSEPEKADALFKRAELRLAVSRRGQVDSVVEDLTESVRLKGDNVKAFYLLGDCYEKKGLKEEAQEVYEKALKIQPNFAPAREALDRLNSES from the coding sequence ATGGATTTCTCCGACAACAACATGTGGCGTGATCTTCTACTTCAAGCAGTCCTAATTCTAGCTACAGTTTTCATGTTCCTTTTCATGTACAATATTCCCCAGAAATTCTTCTCGAAGCTTCGTCTACGAAACCGAGCCGATATGCAAGCGAAGCGCCATTTCGTCCAAGGAGCTCAGCTTCTTTCCCAAGCCAAATCAACATTCGCCAAGGATCGATCCGCCGCCGCTTCTTTAGCCAAATCTGCTGAAGCCGAAGCTGACTTAGCCATCGCTTTAGACCCGAGAGATGCCGCGGCTCACATACTCAAGGCTTTAGCTCTCGTTTTACAAGGTTTTAAGACGTCAGCTCTTGATTCGATTGATATCGCGCTTTCGCCGCTCGCCGTGAAGTCGCTGTCGGAGCCGGAGAAAGCGGATGCTTTGTTTAAGCGAGCTGAGTTGAGACTTGCGGTGAGTCGACGCGGACAAGTTGACTCGGTCGTTGAAGATTTGACTGAGTCAGTTCGGTTGAAGGGCGATAATGTTAAGGCTTTTTATTTGTTGGGCGATTGTTATGAGAAAAAGGGCTTAAAGGAGGAGGCCCAAGAGGTTTATGAAAAAGCCCTAAAAATTCAGCCCAATTTTGCTCCTGCTCGAGAGGCACTTGACCGATTGAATTCCGAGTCTTGA